In Lacibacter sp. H375, one DNA window encodes the following:
- a CDS encoding VCBS repeat-containing protein: MNLRLKIAIVILCFLTVVSCSDKKSETLFELVEHSGIDFANQVDDSKDFNIFSYRNFYNGGGVAIGDINNDSLPDVFFTANIGPNKLYLNKGGFKFEDISEKAGFAEKKKWSTGVVMVDLNADGWLDIYVCNAGYQKGVGQENELYINNKNGTFTEKAKDYGLDDASFTTHAAFFDYDLDGDLDCYLLNNSFIPVNTLNYSNKRNLRAKDWPVEEFIKGGGDKLLRNDNGRFTDVSEQAGIYGSLIGFGLGVTVGDINGDHYPDLYISNDFFERDYLYINQKDGTFKEELEQRMQHISLSSMGADMADINNDDYPDIFVTDMYPADDYRLKTTSSYDNVEVHTRKVKEGFYHQYMQNTLQVNNQSGAFMETAHISGVAGSDWSWGGLIFDADNDGLSDLYVCNGIYHDVTDQDFIDFFADEIIQRMVMTGEKKEVSEVINKMPSTPILNKFYHNKGDLKFTDAGEANGFTQKSFSNGAAYADLDNDGDLDLVVNNVNEKAFVYRNHSNDQLKNNYITVQLKGKEQNTFAIGSKIKLYAGGEIISREVIPSRGFQSSCDYRQTIGFGNKNIDSLLIIWPNLTQTVIKKPGINQLHFVQQTGNETKLNEPYQGAQPLFVKTDSIFEAHKENEFVDFYYERNIPVKLSAQGPRAAVGDVNNDGLDDVYICGAMGQAGQLYLQTNTGFVKKQQPLFDEMKLYEDVTSLMIDADGDKDLDLIVGSGGHTQPSQKAEIRNRLYRNDGKGNFSYDVQALPANADNTGVIVANDIDDDGDPDLFVGGRSKSYNYGVTPQSTLLINDGKGIFSDATAQLNTTIKNIGMVTAAVFADVNGDAKKELIITGEWMAPHFYSYRNKKYEEIPSSLNQLSGWWQTITAADLDADGDDDLILGNYGNNFYLHADSSNPVRMFISDFDGNGIPEKIITKSIDQKDKPVFLKRELQEQIPSLKKQNLKHADFATKTIQQLFAADILEKCVLKQVNYGSSCIAWNDGNGKFSVQPLPLLAQLSSINAIVAKDINNDGKTDLIMAGNEFNFIPQFGRLDAGYGTVMLNKGNRQWQTLMQNQSGIFVRGMVRDIQWISTRNGKAILFLQNNDTPVLYSLNK; this comes from the coding sequence ATGAACCTGAGGTTAAAAATTGCAATTGTCATTCTCTGTTTTCTTACTGTTGTTTCCTGTAGCGATAAAAAAAGTGAAACACTTTTTGAGTTGGTTGAACACAGTGGAATTGATTTTGCCAACCAGGTGGACGACAGTAAGGACTTTAATATTTTCAGCTATCGTAATTTCTATAATGGAGGCGGTGTTGCAATTGGTGATATAAATAACGACAGCCTGCCCGATGTTTTTTTTACAGCGAATATTGGCCCTAATAAACTTTACCTGAATAAAGGTGGTTTTAAGTTTGAAGACATCAGCGAAAAAGCAGGCTTCGCTGAGAAAAAAAAGTGGAGCACCGGTGTGGTAATGGTTGATCTAAATGCCGATGGTTGGTTGGATATTTATGTTTGCAATGCCGGATACCAAAAGGGAGTTGGGCAGGAGAATGAATTATACATCAACAATAAGAACGGAACGTTTACAGAAAAAGCAAAAGATTATGGGTTAGATGATGCTTCGTTTACAACTCACGCTGCTTTTTTTGATTATGATCTCGATGGTGATCTCGATTGTTATTTACTGAACAATAGTTTCATTCCTGTTAATACACTCAACTATAGCAATAAGCGGAACCTCCGTGCAAAGGATTGGCCTGTTGAAGAATTTATAAAAGGAGGCGGTGATAAATTGTTACGTAATGATAACGGCAGGTTTACCGATGTAAGTGAACAGGCTGGTATTTACGGAAGCTTAATAGGTTTTGGTCTTGGTGTAACAGTGGGCGATATTAATGGTGATCATTATCCTGATCTGTATATCTCAAATGATTTTTTTGAAAGGGACTATCTCTACATCAATCAAAAAGACGGAACGTTCAAAGAAGAGCTTGAACAACGTATGCAGCATATCAGTTTATCATCAATGGGAGCCGATATGGCTGATATTAATAATGACGATTACCCGGATATTTTTGTAACAGATATGTACCCTGCTGATGATTATCGTTTGAAAACAACATCAAGCTATGACAATGTAGAAGTTCATACAAGAAAAGTGAAAGAAGGTTTCTATCACCAATACATGCAGAATACGTTGCAGGTAAATAATCAAAGCGGTGCTTTTATGGAAACAGCACATATCAGCGGAGTGGCTGGTAGTGATTGGAGTTGGGGAGGATTAATTTTTGATGCTGATAATGATGGCTTGAGTGACCTGTATGTATGCAACGGCATTTATCATGATGTCACTGATCAGGATTTTATAGATTTTTTTGCTGACGAAATTATTCAACGCATGGTTATGACCGGTGAAAAGAAAGAAGTAAGTGAGGTTATCAATAAAATGCCATCAACACCTATACTCAATAAATTTTATCATAATAAAGGCGACCTGAAATTTACTGATGCCGGCGAGGCGAACGGGTTTACACAAAAAAGCTTCAGCAACGGTGCTGCTTATGCTGATCTGGATAATGATGGCGATCTCGACCTCGTTGTAAATAATGTAAACGAAAAGGCATTTGTATATCGTAATCACTCAAACGATCAACTGAAGAATAACTACATCACTGTTCAACTAAAAGGAAAAGAACAAAACACATTTGCCATTGGCAGTAAAATAAAACTTTATGCGGGCGGTGAGATCATCAGTCGTGAAGTAATTCCGAGCCGTGGCTTTCAAAGCAGTTGTGATTACAGGCAAACGATTGGCTTCGGCAATAAAAATATTGACAGCTTGTTGATCATATGGCCAAATCTTACACAAACAGTTATCAAAAAACCGGGCATCAATCAACTTCATTTTGTTCAACAAACCGGGAATGAAACAAAGTTGAATGAACCCTATCAGGGAGCACAACCTCTTTTTGTAAAGACAGACAGCATTTTTGAAGCACACAAGGAAAATGAGTTTGTTGATTTTTACTATGAACGGAATATTCCTGTTAAACTAAGTGCACAAGGTCCACGTGCTGCTGTGGGAGATGTCAACAACGATGGACTGGATGATGTATATATCTGCGGGGCAATGGGGCAAGCGGGCCAGTTGTATCTGCAAACAAATACCGGTTTTGTGAAGAAGCAACAGCCGTTGTTTGATGAAATGAAATTATACGAAGATGTAACAAGCTTGATGATAGATGCAGATGGCGACAAAGATCTTGATCTGATTGTTGGTAGTGGCGGACATACTCAGCCATCTCAAAAAGCCGAGATCAGGAATCGTTTATATCGCAATGATGGAAAAGGAAACTTTAGTTATGATGTGCAAGCCTTGCCTGCCAATGCTGATAACACAGGTGTAATTGTTGCCAATGATATTGATGATGATGGTGATCCCGATTTATTCGTTGGTGGGAGAAGTAAATCTTACAACTATGGCGTAACACCACAAAGCACTCTATTGATCAATGATGGAAAAGGAATATTCTCTGATGCAACAGCACAGTTAAACACAACAATTAAGAACATTGGAATGGTTACAGCTGCTGTATTTGCTGATGTGAATGGAGATGCAAAGAAAGAACTTATTATAACAGGTGAATGGATGGCGCCCCATTTTTATAGCTACAGGAATAAAAAGTATGAAGAAATACCCTCTTCATTAAACCAGTTATCCGGTTGGTGGCAAACGATCACTGCAGCAGATCTGGATGCTGATGGTGATGATGATCTTATACTAGGCAACTACGGAAATAATTTTTATCTGCATGCAGACAGCAGCAATCCTGTAAGAATGTTCATCAGCGATTTTGATGGAAACGGAATACCTGAAAAAATCATTACAAAATCAATTGATCAAAAAGATAAACCTGTTTTTCTGAAACGTGAATTACAGGAGCAGATACCATCCTTGAAAAAACAAAACCTAAAGCACGCAGATTTTGCAACCAAAACCATTCAGCAACTTTTTGCTGCAGATATTTTGGAAAAGTGTGTGCTGAAGCAGGTGAATTACGGCAGCAGTTGTATTGCATGGAACGATGGGAATGGTAAGTTTTCTGTGCAGCCTCTTCCTTTGTTAGCACAGCTAAGCAGCATCAATGCCATTGTAGCAAAAGATATAAATAATGATGGAAAAACTGACCTGATCATGGCGGGTAATGAATTCAACTTTATTCCCCAGTTTGGCCGGTTAGATGCAGGTTATGGTACTGTAATGTTAAATAAGGGAAACCGGCAATGGCAAACATTAATGCAAAATCAATCAGGCATTTTTGTACGTGGTATGGTACGGGATATTCAATGGATATCAACCCGAAATGGTAAGGCCATACTGTTTCTGCAAAACAATGATACACCTGTGTTGTATAGCTTAAATAAATAA